CGGGATGCAGAACCATGAGCATGCGCTCCTGGCTTTCCGAGAGCATCATCTCGTAGGGCGTCATGTTCTCTTCGCGCACCGGCACCTTGTCGAGGTCCAGTTCGATGCCGAGGTCACCCTTGGCGCCCATTTCGACGGCCGAGCAGGTAAGACCGGCGGCGCCCATGTCCTGGATGGCGATGACGGCGCCGGTGGCCATGAGCTCAAGGCAGGCTTCGAGCAGGCGCTTTTCGGTGAAGGGGTCGCCTACCTGCACGGTCGGGCGCTTTTCCTCAATGTCGTCGCCGAATTCGGCGGAAGCCATGGTGGCGCCGCCGACGCCGTCGCGGCCGGTCTTGGCGCCCAGGTAGACGACGGGCAGGCCGACGCCTTCGGCCTTGGAGTAGAAAATCTTGTCGGTATCGGCGAGGCCGGCGGCAAAGGCGTTGACGAGATTGTTGCCGTTGTAGCGCTCATCGAACTCGACTTCGCCGCCGACGGTCGGCACGCCGAAAGCGTTGCCGTAGCCGCCGACGCCGGCCACGACGCCGGAGACGAGGTGGCGGGTCTTTTCATGGTCGGGCGCGCCGAAGCGCAGGGCGTTCATGGCGGCGACCGGGCGCGCGCCCATGGTGAAGACGTCGCGCAGGATGCCGCCCACGCCTGTCGCCGCGCCCTGATAGGGCTCGATATAGGACGGGTGGTTGTGGGATTCCATCTTGAAGACCACGGCCTGGCCGTCGCCGATGTCAACGACGCCGGCGTTCTCGCCCGGGCCCTGGATGACGTTGGGGCCGCTGGTCGGCAACGTACGCAGCCACTTCTTGGAGGACTTGTACGAGCAATGCTCGTTCCACATGGCCGAGAAGATGCCGAGCTCGGTGTAGGTGGGCTGGCGGCCGATGAGCTTGACGATCTTGTCGAACTCGTCGGTTTTCAAACCGTGGTCCGCGATGAGCTGCGGGGTGATGACGACGTAGTTCTGGAAGGTCATTCGGAGGTCCGGATGGTCGAGGAACGGGCAAGGTAGCGGTCAGCGGCGAGGGCGCAGGCGAAGAAGATGGCCAGCACGACGGCGACGATGACGATGTTGACGAGGACCTGGGGGTAGCCCAGTTCGGTCACGTTGAAGACGGGGTAGGGGTATTGCGCGACCACCGCGCCGCGCAGGAGCACCCAGACGATGTAGATCAGCGAGGGGACGAGCATCAGCGGCACGTCGCGCCAGGCGAGCTTGCCGTGGTCGGCGAAGATCCACCACCAGATGATGTAGAAGATCGGCGTCACGTAGTGGAGGATGGTGTCGGCCACCCATGCCACGCCTTCCGGCGACCAGAGGCTGGCGAGCAGCGCGTGGTAGAACAGCATGACGAGGAGAATGGCGCCGGCCATCATGCCGCGCGTGCGGGCGCTACGGAACCAGCCGAGCCAGCGGGCCTTGGTGAGGTCCGATAGGTAGATCAGCACCAGCGTGAGGTTGGTGAGGATCGTGTAGTAGGTGAAGAAGGTGATCAGCGCATCCGCGAGGTTTCTTCCTGCCGAAAGGGAGGCAGGGATGGAAATCGCGAACTGCAGGACCAGTCCGACCGCGCCGATCAGGAAACCGACCAGGGTCAGGACGCGCTGGGGGTTCATCAAGCGACCTGCCGCACCAGCCCTTCGAAGAGACCACGGCCATCGATGCCGCCATGGGCGCTTTCGATGAGGTTTTCCGGGTGGGGCATCAGGCCCAGCACGGTCTTGTCGGCATTGAAGATGCCGGCGATGTCGTTGAGCGAACCGTTGGGATTGGTGCCCTCGGCATAGCGGAACGCCACCTGGCCGTTGCCCTCAATGCTTTTCAGCGTCTCGGCATCGGCAAAGTAATTGCCGTCATGGTGCGCGACGGGGCAGCGGATGATCTGGCCCTGCGCGTAGCCCTGCGTGAACGCGGTCTGGTTGTTGGCGACCTGCAGCTTCACTTCGCGGCAGACGAAGCGGAGCGAGGCGTTGCGGAGGAGGGCGCCGGGCAGCAGGCCGGCTTCGGTGAGGATCTGGAAGCCGTTGCAGACCCCGAGGACGCGCACGCCCCTGGCCGAGGCCTCGCGCACGGCATTCATGATCGGGGAACGGGCGGCGATGGCGCCTGTGCGCAGGTAGTCGCCGTAGGAGAAGCCACCGGGGAGCACGATCAGGTCGACATCCGGAATCTCGCTGTCGTGATGCCAGACGACGGCCGGGGCCTCGCCTGAAATCTTGGTCAGCGCCGCGATCATGTCGCGGTCGCGATTGGAGCCGGGAAACACGATGACTGCTGACTTCATCGGGTGGCCTCGCAATATGTGGGGTGTGCGAGGCCCTAATGCGGACTCTTTGCCCAAAAGGCAAGGGGAGAGTGCGAGATTCAGGTGGGTGAAGCGCAGGAGTTCGCGGCTCCCCCCTCCCAGCCTCCCCCGCAAGGAGGGAGGTGCTGACCGTGGGCGTGGGACGCTCAGCGCACCAGCAACTGGATCGAAACACCTCCCCCTTGCGAGGGAGGCTGGGAGGGGGGTGAGCCCCACCCCGATCCAACTACTCCGCCGGAGCCTGCTGCGCCGTCTTCACATAGCTCCTCGACCCCGGCGTGCCCGGAATATGCGCCCAGGCCGGCCGCTCGAAGAGGAACTTGCCCCAGCCCGTAAACTGGATCGCTGCATAGAGCACCAGCGGTGCCGTCAGAGCGACAAGCATCACGATGATCGAGAGCACGCTCGTGCTTTCGATGATGCCCAGCTTCATCAGGATCACCCGGGTCATGGCCATCGGGATCGAAAACGAGAGGTAGACCACGATCGAGTGCGCGCCCAGCCAGCGCAGCCAGTTCATGAACGGCAGCTTGGAGATGAGCCCGGCCGTCACGCAGAGCGTGATCGAGCCGCTGACCGCCAGGATCAGGTGCAGGCCCGGCAACTCGGCCAGCCCCATCACCATGTGCTTGGGCTGCACTTCATAGCCCGGCGAGAAGACCAGGGCCGCGTCGATCAGCCCCCAGGCGATGACGCCGAGGATGGCGAGCAGCGTATGGTCCAGCGCCCAGTCCACGACCTTGAAGATCGTCGGTGCGAAGGCATAGCCGACATAGAAATAGACGAAGTACTCGGCGAACTGGTCGATGATGTAGGAGCCGGTAACGACCGGGGCCATCTGCAGGATGGCCGCCGCGCCGATGACGATGATGCGGGGCACCTTGGCGTCGTGCAGCAGCTTGGTCGAGGCCGCGAAGACCGCCAGCATGTAGATGAACCACAGTACGCCATAAGGCTCGATAATGGCCCAGGCCATGTAGCTTGCGGCCGTCACCGGATCGCCAGTGCCCAGCGCCACCTTGAAGAGGATCTGGAGGAACGCCCAGAGGAAGTAGAAATAGAAATAGTGCACCACGCGCCGGTCGGCGTAGCGCTTCCAGTCGCGGTCGATGACCTGGGAGAGGAAGAGGCCCGAGATCAGGAAGAATTCGGGCATGCGGAAGGGGGTGGCGAAGCCGATGATCCA
The sequence above is a segment of the Paradevosia shaoguanensis genome. Coding sequences within it:
- a CDS encoding Pr6Pr family membrane protein, with the translated sequence MNPQRVLTLVGFLIGAVGLVLQFAISIPASLSAGRNLADALITFFTYYTILTNLTLVLIYLSDLTKARWLGWFRSARTRGMMAGAILLVMLFYHALLASLWSPEGVAWVADTILHYVTPIFYIIWWWIFADHGKLAWRDVPLMLVPSLIYIVWVLLRGAVVAQYPYPVFNVTELGYPQVLVNIVIVAVVLAIFFACALAADRYLARSSTIRTSE
- the purQ gene encoding phosphoribosylformylglycinamidine synthase subunit PurQ, coding for MKSAVIVFPGSNRDRDMIAALTKISGEAPAVVWHHDSEIPDVDLIVLPGGFSYGDYLRTGAIAARSPIMNAVREASARGVRVLGVCNGFQILTEAGLLPGALLRNASLRFVCREVKLQVANNQTAFTQGYAQGQIIRCPVAHHDGNYFADAETLKSIEGNGQVAFRYAEGTNPNGSLNDIAGIFNADKTVLGLMPHPENLIESAHGGIDGRGLFEGLVRQVA
- a CDS encoding acyltransferase family protein: MSGQSNRLSWVDTAKGISIVLVVMMHSAYGVGEETGGTGILHWIIGFATPFRMPEFFLISGLFLSQVIDRDWKRYADRRVVHYFYFYFLWAFLQILFKVALGTGDPVTAASYMAWAIIEPYGVLWFIYMLAVFAASTKLLHDAKVPRIIVIGAAAILQMAPVVTGSYIIDQFAEYFVYFYVGYAFAPTIFKVVDWALDHTLLAILGVIAWGLIDAALVFSPGYEVQPKHMVMGLAELPGLHLILAVSGSITLCVTAGLISKLPFMNWLRWLGAHSIVVYLSFSIPMAMTRVILMKLGIIESTSVLSIIVMLVALTAPLVLYAAIQFTGWGKFLFERPAWAHIPGTPGSRSYVKTAQQAPAE